Proteins encoded within one genomic window of Pectobacterium araliae:
- the glgB gene encoding 1,4-alpha-glucan branching enzyme → MSAFSDAINSLISGHYADPFSLLGMHHSSEGLEVRALLPDAQAAWVVDASNGRKIVELERVDERGFFCGQVPRRKQTFHYQLAVTWREETWVIEDPYRFGPLLQDMDIWLLAEGTHLRPYERLGAHLETLDGVEGTRFAVWAPNAQRVSVVGEFNFWDGRRHPMRLRRENGIWELFLPNVKAGQLYKYEMIDSHGSVRLKADPYAFEAQMRPDTASLITPLPEKVPTNEVRREANSLRSPISIYEVHLGSWRRHADNNFWLSYQELAKQLIDYVQYMGFTHVELMPINEHPFDGSWGYQPLGLYAPTRRFGTAQEFRAFVDALHDAGINVLLDWVPGHFPGDEYGLAQFDGTALYEYADPREGYHQDWNTLIYNYGRHEVRNYLAGNALFWMERYGIDGLRVDAVASMIYRDYSRSEGEWVPNHYGGKENLEAIAFLRYTNHMLGHAAPAAITLAEESTDYPGVTLPPDCNGLGFHYKWNMGWMHDTLAYMQQDPVHRKYHHDLLTFGMLYAYSENFVLPLSHDEVVHGKRSLLDRMPGDVWQKFANLRAYYGFMWAYPGKKLLFMGCEFAQGREWNHDASLDWHLLDEPEGWHRGVQALVRDLNHYYRQQPSLYQLDFQPQGFEWLVVDDRENSVFAFVRRDEQGNEVLVVSNFTPVPRHGYRIGINQPGGWREVINTDSVHYNGSDQGNVGTIYSEEWGSHQRQHSLVLTIPPLATLYLVKEV, encoded by the coding sequence ATGTCAGCGTTTTCTGATGCGATTAATTCACTTATTTCCGGGCATTATGCCGATCCATTTTCGCTGTTAGGTATGCATCATTCCTCCGAAGGTCTTGAAGTTCGAGCATTGCTGCCGGATGCGCAGGCAGCGTGGGTTGTGGATGCCAGCAATGGACGAAAAATCGTCGAGCTGGAACGTGTAGACGAGCGCGGTTTTTTTTGTGGCCAGGTGCCGCGCCGGAAACAGACTTTTCACTATCAATTAGCCGTGACCTGGCGTGAAGAAACCTGGGTGATTGAAGATCCTTATCGTTTTGGCCCGCTGTTGCAGGATATGGATATTTGGCTGTTGGCCGAAGGCACCCATCTGCGCCCTTATGAGCGGTTAGGCGCCCATCTGGAAACGCTGGATGGGGTTGAAGGCACGCGCTTTGCCGTCTGGGCACCCAATGCGCAGCGTGTTTCAGTGGTGGGAGAATTCAACTTTTGGGATGGTCGGCGGCACCCGATGCGGCTGCGCAGGGAAAATGGCATTTGGGAGCTGTTTCTGCCCAATGTGAAAGCGGGGCAGCTCTACAAATATGAAATGATCGACAGCCACGGCAGCGTCCGGCTGAAGGCCGATCCGTATGCGTTTGAAGCGCAGATGCGCCCAGATACCGCGTCGCTGATTACACCGCTGCCTGAGAAAGTTCCGACCAACGAGGTTCGCCGTGAAGCGAATAGCCTGCGTTCCCCTATCTCCATTTATGAAGTCCACCTCGGTTCCTGGCGGCGGCATGCGGATAACAACTTCTGGCTGAGCTATCAGGAACTGGCGAAGCAACTGATTGATTATGTGCAGTACATGGGCTTCACACATGTGGAGCTGATGCCGATTAACGAACACCCGTTCGATGGCAGCTGGGGTTATCAGCCGCTGGGGTTGTATGCGCCAACGCGCCGCTTCGGCACCGCGCAGGAGTTCAGGGCATTTGTTGATGCGCTCCATGATGCGGGTATTAACGTTTTGCTGGACTGGGTGCCGGGGCATTTCCCCGGCGACGAATACGGTTTGGCACAGTTTGACGGCACCGCGCTGTATGAATATGCCGATCCGCGCGAAGGTTATCATCAGGATTGGAACACGCTGATTTACAACTATGGCCGCCATGAGGTGCGTAATTATCTGGCGGGTAATGCGCTGTTCTGGATGGAACGTTATGGTATCGACGGGCTACGAGTCGATGCCGTAGCTTCTATGATTTACCGCGACTACAGCCGTAGCGAAGGCGAATGGGTGCCTAACCATTACGGCGGTAAAGAAAATCTCGAAGCGATTGCATTCCTGCGTTACACCAACCACATGTTGGGTCATGCTGCACCAGCGGCTATCACGCTTGCCGAAGAGTCCACCGATTATCCAGGTGTCACGCTGCCGCCGGACTGCAACGGCTTAGGATTTCACTACAAGTGGAACATGGGCTGGATGCACGACACGCTGGCCTATATGCAGCAAGATCCGGTTCATCGCAAATATCACCACGATTTGCTGACATTCGGTATGTTGTACGCCTATAGCGAGAATTTCGTGTTGCCGCTGTCTCATGACGAAGTGGTACACGGTAAACGTTCGTTGCTGGATCGCATGCCCGGCGATGTCTGGCAGAAATTTGCCAATTTACGCGCGTATTACGGCTTTATGTGGGCCTATCCCGGCAAGAAGCTGCTGTTTATGGGCTGCGAATTTGCGCAAGGGCGTGAGTGGAACCACGATGCTAGTCTGGACTGGCATCTGCTGGATGAACCGGAAGGATGGCACCGCGGCGTTCAGGCGCTGGTGCGCGATCTCAACCATTACTATCGCCAGCAGCCGTCGCTGTATCAGCTGGATTTTCAGCCGCAGGGCTTTGAATGGCTGGTGGTGGATGACAGGGAAAACTCGGTCTTTGCCTTTGTCCGGCGTGATGAACAGGGCAATGAAGTGCTGGTTGTTAGTAATTTTACGCCGGTTCCACGTCACGGCTATCGGATTGGCATCAACCAGCCA
- a CDS encoding LytS/YhcK type 5TM receptor domain-containing protein has translation MVSQVDLILSLLQQMCVYLVIAYLLSKTPLFIPLMQVTIRLPHKLVCYLVFSVFCIMGTYFGLHIDDSIANTRATGAVLGGMLGGPSVGFLVGLTGGLHRYSMGGMTALACMLSTIAEGLLGGLLHRYLARRNRIDLLFKPLVVGLTALVAEILQMAIILLVARPFDNAAELVRDIALPMMITNTIGSAMFMRILLDRRAIFEKYTSAFSAKALQIAARAEGALRQGFNPQNSMRVARILYEELGVGAVAITDRDKLLAFIGLGDDHHNVGAPITSSHTRRAIDNNQVVYADGNEVSYTCSVSSHCKLGSTLVIPLRGEDQRIVGTIKLYEPKNKLFSSINRTLGEGIAHLLSAQILTGRFEQQKQLLAQSEIKLLHAQVNPHFLFNALNTLSAVIRRDPAHARQLVLSLSTFFRKNLKRSNDEVSLNDELEHVNAYLEIEKARFADHLTVEISLPEALREARLPAFSLQPIVENAIKHGTSQMIENGHIHISGRLHANTLELSVEDNAGTYQPRSGGDGLGMNLVDRRIKARYGNRYGITVVSEADKFTRVEVRVPLISARKALEQLDSVA, from the coding sequence ATGGTTAGCCAGGTTGATCTGATTCTTTCCCTGTTACAGCAGATGTGTGTTTATCTGGTGATCGCTTATTTGCTCAGTAAAACCCCGCTGTTCATCCCACTGATGCAGGTCACTATCCGCCTGCCGCACAAGCTGGTCTGCTATCTGGTTTTTTCTGTATTTTGCATTATGGGAACCTATTTCGGGCTGCATATAGACGATTCCATTGCCAATACTCGCGCGACAGGCGCCGTGCTCGGTGGCATGCTGGGCGGTCCTTCTGTTGGCTTTCTCGTCGGGTTAACGGGCGGATTACACCGCTATTCGATGGGTGGCATGACCGCGCTGGCCTGTATGTTATCGACCATTGCCGAAGGTCTGCTCGGTGGGCTGCTGCATCGCTATCTGGCACGCCGCAACCGTATCGATTTGCTGTTTAAGCCCCTCGTCGTCGGCCTGACCGCGCTGGTTGCGGAGATACTGCAAATGGCGATTATCCTGCTGGTTGCCCGTCCATTTGATAATGCCGCTGAACTGGTGAGAGACATTGCGCTACCGATGATGATCACCAATACCATCGGTTCCGCCATGTTTATGCGCATTCTGCTCGACCGACGCGCTATTTTTGAAAAATACACCTCTGCGTTTTCCGCCAAAGCACTGCAAATCGCCGCCCGCGCTGAAGGAGCGCTGCGTCAGGGGTTCAACCCACAAAACAGTATGCGCGTAGCCCGTATTTTGTATGAAGAGCTGGGTGTGGGTGCCGTGGCGATTACCGATCGCGACAAACTACTGGCGTTTATCGGGCTGGGCGATGACCACCACAACGTCGGAGCCCCTATCACGTCATCACACACGCGTCGGGCGATAGACAACAATCAGGTGGTGTACGCGGACGGTAACGAGGTGTCTTATACCTGTTCAGTGTCATCACACTGCAAACTGGGCTCCACGCTGGTGATCCCGCTGCGTGGCGAAGATCAGCGCATTGTCGGCACAATCAAGCTTTATGAGCCCAAAAATAAGCTATTTTCCAGCATTAACCGTACGCTCGGGGAAGGGATTGCCCACCTGCTTTCTGCACAGATTCTGACCGGGCGTTTTGAACAGCAGAAACAGCTGCTGGCACAGTCAGAAATCAAGCTACTGCATGCGCAGGTCAATCCGCATTTTCTGTTCAACGCGCTGAACACGTTGTCCGCCGTGATACGACGCGATCCTGCTCACGCCCGCCAACTGGTGCTGTCTCTGTCGACGTTTTTCCGTAAAAATCTTAAGCGCAGTAATGATGAAGTGTCGCTCAATGACGAGCTGGAGCACGTCAACGCCTATCTGGAAATCGAAAAAGCGCGCTTTGCCGATCACCTGACGGTAGAGATTTCGCTGCCGGAGGCGCTGCGTGAGGCGCGACTACCCGCATTTTCTCTGCAACCGATTGTCGAAAATGCAATTAAGCACGGCACTTCGCAAATGATTGAAAACGGGCATATCCACATCAGCGGACGCCTGCACGCCAATACGCTGGAACTGTCAGTGGAAGATAACGCAGGCACCTACCAACCCCGCAGCGGTGGCGATGGATTAGGCATGAACTTGGTCGATCGCCGAATCAAAGCGCGTTATGGCAACCGCTATGGCATCACCGTAGTCAGCGAGGCGGATAAATTCACGCGGGTCGAAGTACGCGTCCCGTTGATCTCAGCGCGTAAGGCGTTGGAACAGTTGGATAGTGTAGCGTGA